The Kitasatospora sp. NBC_00374 genome has a segment encoding these proteins:
- a CDS encoding cytochrome P450: MELPGGVVVWAITHHDTLQELLADPRVGKNPQLWNTFREGRLPRGWPLLNFVTVPGMITVDGADHRRLRALVTQAFTPRRIAELAPAVEARSNRLLDAVAGLEGDFDLREHFAYPLPMQVIGELLGLAVEQQDRLHELSDTLVSSSATPEAALAAQQGLFALLASVVAAKRAEPGDDLTTDLISAREADDRLTEQELVGTLLLMLVAGHETTLNLITNAVRALLAAPDQLQLVLSGARPWSAVVEETLRYDSPVGQFPLRYAAQDIQVGGVLIRRGEALLASYASAGRDEHHYPDADRFDLNRQPAKHLSLGHGPHFCLGAGLARLEAETALRGLFTRFPGLTLAKDGPAPEPIASFVSNSVRTLHVRTG; encoded by the coding sequence GTGGAACTCCCTGGCGGGGTGGTGGTCTGGGCGATAACCCACCACGACACCCTGCAGGAACTGCTCGCCGACCCGCGGGTCGGCAAGAACCCGCAGCTGTGGAACACCTTCCGGGAGGGCCGGCTGCCCAGGGGCTGGCCGCTGCTCAACTTCGTCACCGTCCCCGGCATGATCACCGTGGACGGGGCCGACCACCGGCGGCTGCGGGCGCTGGTCACCCAGGCGTTCACCCCGCGCCGGATCGCCGAACTGGCACCGGCCGTGGAGGCCCGCAGCAACCGGCTGCTGGACGCGGTGGCCGGGCTGGAGGGCGACTTCGACCTGCGGGAGCACTTCGCCTACCCGCTGCCGATGCAGGTGATCGGCGAACTGCTCGGCCTGGCCGTCGAGCAGCAGGACCGGCTGCACGAGCTGTCCGACACCCTGGTCAGCAGCTCGGCCACGCCCGAGGCGGCGCTCGCCGCCCAGCAGGGCCTGTTCGCCCTGCTCGCCTCGGTGGTCGCGGCCAAGCGGGCCGAGCCCGGCGACGATCTGACCACCGACCTGATCTCGGCCCGCGAGGCGGACGACCGGCTCACCGAGCAGGAGCTGGTCGGCACCCTGCTGCTGATGCTGGTCGCCGGTCACGAGACCACGCTCAACCTGATCACCAACGCGGTACGCGCCCTGCTGGCCGCCCCGGACCAGCTGCAGCTGGTGCTGTCCGGCGCCCGGCCGTGGTCGGCGGTGGTCGAGGAGACCCTGCGCTACGACTCCCCGGTCGGGCAGTTCCCGCTGCGGTACGCGGCGCAGGACATCCAGGTCGGCGGGGTGCTGATCCGGCGGGGTGAGGCGCTGCTCGCCTCCTACGCCTCGGCCGGCCGGGACGAGCACCACTACCCGGACGCCGACCGCTTCGACCTGAACCGGCAGCCCGCCAAGCACCTCTCGCTCGGCCACGGCCCGCACTTCTGCCTCGGTGCCGGACTGGCCAGGCTGGAGGCCGAGACGGCGCTGCGCGGCCTGTTCACCCGCTTCCCCGGGCTCACCCTGGCGAAGGACGGCCCGGCGCCGGAGCCGATCGCGTCCTTCGTCAGCAACAGCGTCCGCACCCTGCACGTGCGCACGGGCTGA
- a CDS encoding cytochrome P450 gives MTTPEPEAPAVPPPGCPMHAAGGPSAGPAQLYGASVSDDPHGLYARLREQHGPVAPIELEPGVEAWLVLGYPELLELTRNEQLFSKDSRRWRVPAEGRLKPDSRLLPMTSWRPTLLNLDGAEHQRLRGAVAQTLGRIDHRQLRETTEAAANSLIDSWGPDGTADLIAQYARRLPLLVFTQLLGLPAEMGPHLIELISHFVDSSEKSVRANAEFQAILTDLVRRRRAEPGADLTSWLLAHQAAMTDEEALHHLVVILVAGNETTINWTGNTLRLLLTDRRFRSTLAGGRLTVADALEEVLWRDPPTQNFPGRWATGDTVLGGQYISAGDMLVLGLAAANADPSVHAGDNIAGNRAHLAWGAGRHVCPAQHPARLIVETALETLLHRLPDLQLAVPANELAWRPSPWSRALVSLPVLYSAFTPPRAAAPERPSWTPPTPSLPSPSTPSDATSTERTADSGKPARRSWWNSLAGWWSGR, from the coding sequence ATGACGACACCCGAGCCCGAGGCGCCGGCCGTACCGCCGCCCGGCTGCCCGATGCACGCCGCCGGCGGCCCGTCGGCCGGGCCGGCCCAGCTGTACGGCGCCTCCGTCTCCGACGACCCGCACGGCCTGTACGCGCGGCTGCGCGAGCAGCACGGGCCGGTCGCACCGATCGAGCTGGAGCCGGGCGTCGAGGCCTGGCTCGTGCTCGGCTACCCCGAGCTGCTCGAACTGACCCGCAACGAGCAGCTGTTCTCCAAGGACTCGCGGCGCTGGCGGGTACCGGCCGAGGGCCGGCTGAAGCCGGACTCCCGGCTGCTGCCGATGACCTCCTGGCGGCCCACCCTGCTCAACCTGGACGGCGCCGAGCACCAGCGGCTGCGCGGGGCGGTCGCCCAGACCCTCGGCCGGATCGACCACCGCCAGCTGCGCGAGACCACCGAGGCCGCGGCCAACAGCCTGATCGACAGCTGGGGACCGGACGGCACCGCCGACCTGATCGCCCAGTACGCGCGCCGGCTGCCGCTGCTGGTCTTCACCCAACTGCTTGGTCTGCCGGCCGAGATGGGACCGCACCTGATCGAGCTGATCAGCCACTTCGTGGACAGCAGCGAGAAGTCCGTGCGGGCCAACGCCGAGTTCCAGGCCATCCTGACCGACCTGGTCCGGCGCCGCCGGGCCGAGCCGGGCGCGGACCTGACCTCCTGGCTGCTGGCCCACCAGGCCGCGATGACCGACGAGGAGGCCCTGCACCACCTGGTGGTGATCCTGGTCGCCGGCAACGAGACCACCATCAACTGGACCGGCAACACGCTGCGGCTGCTGCTCACCGACCGGCGCTTCCGCTCCACCCTCGCCGGCGGGCGGCTCACCGTCGCCGACGCCCTGGAGGAGGTGCTCTGGCGGGACCCGCCGACGCAGAACTTCCCCGGCCGCTGGGCCACCGGTGACACCGTGCTCGGCGGCCAGTACATCAGCGCCGGCGACATGCTGGTGCTCGGCCTGGCGGCGGCCAACGCCGACCCCTCGGTGCACGCCGGCGACAACATCGCCGGGAACCGGGCGCACCTGGCCTGGGGGGCCGGCCGGCACGTCTGCCCGGCCCAGCACCCGGCGCGACTGATCGTCGAGACCGCGCTGGAGACCCTGCTGCACCGCCTGCCCGACCTCCAGCTGGCCGTCCCCGCCAACGAGCTGGCCTGGCGGCCGTCCCCCTGGTCGCGCGCCCTGGTCTCCCTGCCGGTGCTGTACAGCGCCTTCACCCCGCCCCGAGCCGCCGCACCCGAAAGGCCGTCATGGACACCGCCGACACCCTCACTCCCGTCACCCTCGACGCCTTCGGACGCGACCAGCACGGAGAGAACGGCCGACTCCGGGAAGCCGGCCCGGCGGTCCTGGTGGAACTCCCTGGCGGGGTGGTGGTCTGGGCGATAA
- a CDS encoding ATP/GTP-binding protein, which yields MASASSAEPAVGTAEPSYLPATVQGAVKILVTGPFGVGKTTLVGALSEITPLRTEEVMTTAGVGVDDLTGRPDKTTTTVALDFGRITLNPQLALYLFGTPGQQRFWPLWEDLSRGALGAIALVDARRLDESFDVLGQLEEQRIPFAVAVNVFPDSPEHPEDDLRVALDLLPDVPILRCDARDRQAAYDVLIDFVDHLLSTAVLELQR from the coding sequence TTGGCCTCCGCCAGCTCCGCTGAGCCCGCCGTCGGCACGGCCGAGCCGTCCTACCTGCCCGCCACCGTCCAGGGCGCCGTGAAGATCCTGGTGACCGGCCCGTTCGGGGTCGGCAAGACCACGCTGGTCGGCGCGCTCAGCGAGATCACACCGCTGCGCACCGAGGAGGTCATGACCACGGCCGGCGTCGGCGTGGACGACCTCACCGGGCGGCCCGACAAGACCACCACCACCGTGGCGCTGGACTTCGGCCGGATCACGCTCAACCCGCAGCTCGCGCTGTACCTCTTCGGCACCCCCGGCCAGCAGCGGTTCTGGCCGCTCTGGGAGGACCTCTCGCGCGGCGCGCTCGGGGCTATCGCCCTGGTGGACGCCCGCCGCCTGGACGAGAGCTTCGACGTCCTGGGGCAGCTGGAGGAGCAGCGGATCCCGTTCGCGGTCGCCGTCAACGTCTTCCCCGATTCCCCCGAGCACCCGGAGGACGACCTGCGGGTGGCGCTCGACCTGCTGCCGGACGTGCCGATCCTGCGCTGCGACGCCCGCGACCGGCAGGCCGCCTACGACGTCCTGATCGACTTCGTGGACCACCTGCTCTCCACCGCCGTACTGGAGCTCCAGCGATGA
- a CDS encoding DUF742 domain-containing protein, with protein sequence MSGPVRPYVITGGRSRTNRPALAIESLVHALPAAGLDPDLLAGDRLNREHQRILTLCHDLLSVAEIAAHLRLPVSVVRVLVDDLWDLGAVRVRPPAQQADRLPTTLLEEVLVGLRQLR encoded by the coding sequence GTGAGCGGCCCGGTCCGGCCCTATGTGATCACCGGCGGGCGCAGCCGGACCAACCGGCCGGCCCTCGCCATCGAGAGTCTGGTCCACGCCCTGCCGGCGGCCGGACTCGACCCGGACCTGCTGGCCGGCGACCGCCTCAACCGGGAGCACCAGCGGATCCTGACGCTCTGCCACGACCTGCTGTCGGTCGCCGAGATCGCCGCCCACCTGCGACTGCCGGTCAGCGTCGTCCGGGTGCTCGTCGACGACCTCTGGGACCTCGGCGCCGTCCGGGTCCGCCCGCCCGCCCAGCAGGCCGACCGCCTGCCCACCACACTCCTCGAGGAGGTACTCGTTGGCCTCCGCCAGCTCCGCTGA
- a CDS encoding roadblock/LC7 domain-containing protein, translating to MTTNPDLGWLLSDIVGVPDVRHAVVVSNDGLEIGRSEKIGRDDAERLAAACSGLQSLARGVAQGFGGHGSSTRQIVVEYGGGYLFVVAAGAGAHLAVVTGEAVDAGLVAYQMQVLVERIGTHLTSPPRVEQAAGDVR from the coding sequence ATGACCACCAATCCTGACCTCGGCTGGCTGCTCTCGGACATCGTCGGCGTACCCGATGTCCGGCACGCCGTCGTGGTGTCCAACGACGGCCTGGAGATCGGCCGCAGCGAGAAGATCGGCCGCGACGACGCCGAACGCCTCGCCGCCGCCTGCTCCGGACTCCAGTCGCTGGCCCGGGGAGTGGCCCAGGGCTTCGGCGGCCACGGCAGCAGCACCCGGCAGATCGTCGTCGAGTACGGCGGCGGCTACCTGTTCGTGGTCGCGGCCGGGGCCGGGGCGCACCTGGCCGTGGTAACCGGCGAGGCGGTGGACGCCGGGCTGGTCGCGTACCAGATGCAGGTCCTGGTGGAGCGGATCGGCACCCACCTGACCAGTCCGCCCCGGGTCGAGCAGGCGGCCGGGGACGTCCGGTGA
- a CDS encoding ATP-binding protein, which produces MTQWCGAAAGVLAVLALVAAARYRAVTVTLRGRLAAHESELDRLRAALERELDHRTAEIAAVQQEQDLNSATRRAFLSVARRILVMAHDQQAGLDEMERTHDDPALLDGLLKADHAAAQQARLAQTLAVLCGARAGRHWPEPVALEDVVRGAQSRILPFQRVVVRSRIETAVVGAAAEALIHAVAELLDNATRYSPPSTQVFVTLMPVHNGAVVEIDDCGVGMPEQAVEKAAAALAGGGTLEVSRLGEVPQLGLAAVGRLADQYGFRVTLSSAPSPYGGVRVVVLLPNALLTEPLPAALPTALPAGPQSTPPTALPSAPPTLPAAVAAPAALPAADPTRVPAQPRAAVQPPSGALPRRANRRGGEPAPRPEQPADAPAPARCPEEAKTFMALFQAGTASGRTAARQDRPSDAPHPSPGPAEPTPESPRLPQRSGDFHDHQS; this is translated from the coding sequence ATGACTCAGTGGTGCGGAGCAGCAGCCGGCGTCCTCGCCGTCCTCGCGTTGGTGGCAGCCGCGAGGTACCGAGCCGTCACCGTGACCCTGCGTGGCCGACTGGCCGCGCACGAAAGCGAACTCGACCGCCTGCGGGCCGCCCTGGAACGGGAGCTGGACCACCGCACCGCCGAGATCGCCGCCGTCCAGCAGGAGCAGGACCTCAACTCGGCGACCCGGCGGGCCTTCCTGAGCGTCGCCCGGCGCATCCTGGTGATGGCCCACGACCAGCAGGCCGGGCTGGACGAGATGGAACGCACCCACGACGACCCGGCCCTGCTCGACGGCCTGCTGAAGGCGGACCACGCGGCGGCCCAACAGGCCAGGCTGGCCCAGACGCTGGCCGTGCTCTGCGGCGCCCGGGCCGGCCGGCACTGGCCCGAGCCGGTGGCGCTGGAGGACGTGGTGCGCGGTGCGCAGTCCCGCATCCTGCCGTTCCAGCGGGTGGTGGTCCGCAGCCGGATCGAGACCGCCGTGGTCGGCGCCGCCGCCGAGGCGCTGATCCACGCCGTGGCCGAGCTGCTGGACAACGCGACCCGCTACTCGCCGCCCTCCACCCAGGTGTTCGTCACGCTGATGCCCGTCCACAACGGCGCGGTCGTCGAGATCGACGACTGCGGCGTGGGCATGCCCGAGCAGGCCGTCGAGAAGGCCGCCGCCGCCCTCGCCGGCGGCGGCACCCTGGAGGTCTCCCGCCTCGGCGAGGTACCGCAGCTGGGGCTGGCCGCAGTCGGCCGGCTGGCCGACCAGTACGGCTTCCGGGTCACGCTCAGCTCCGCGCCCTCGCCGTACGGCGGCGTGCGGGTGGTCGTCCTGCTGCCGAACGCGCTGCTCACCGAGCCGCTGCCGGCCGCCCTCCCCACGGCGCTGCCGGCCGGACCGCAGAGCACGCCGCCGACCGCCCTGCCGTCCGCGCCGCCGACCCTCCCGGCGGCGGTCGCGGCGCCCGCGGCACTCCCCGCCGCGGACCCGACCAGGGTCCCCGCCCAGCCCCGGGCCGCGGTCCAGCCGCCGTCCGGCGCACTCCCGCGCCGGGCCAACCGCCGGGGCGGCGAGCCCGCGCCCCGCCCGGAGCAGCCCGCGGACGCCCCCGCGCCCGCACGCTGCCCCGAGGAGGCCAAGACCTTCATGGCCCTGTTCCAGGCCGGCACCGCGAGCGGCCGGACGGCCGCCCGACAGGACCGGCCGTCCGATGCTCCCCACCCGTCCCCCGGACCGGCGGAGCCAACCCCCGAGTCCCCCCGACTTCCCCAGCGCTCCGGAGATTTCCATGACCACCAATCCTGA
- a CDS encoding SpoIIE family protein phosphatase: protein MDLTSSRPATRTELRCVRLLLRCTGAAELLATVLTEGPGWITGEGSALYLLDSDGMLRLAASHGLPDWAHERYNLVDPTSDLPAALALRRRETVLLSPDRTRGDQPGTNHGRGTGLVALAVMPLVVDGVPIGALAVALAHRGTVPQRDVETLETIAEACAHRLSHLIDHVQAASPVPEGIRTASYQGDRPLLSLAVRAAGAGAFERDLVTGETTWDSRAYQVVGLPPPPEGDTAPAPDLSRVVHPEDLPDLQAGMADALAAGGPYRLDYRVVHADGTIIRVDESGEVMRDLHGRPVRIAGLLTARDRPAYPERSGPEEGVEPSADASRAGTRSLLLLSLTRALSRAVTVRDVTTTLTDIARPALGAASVVLDLVDEGRLLPVSPAVYGGPYRSELNRLHELSAGVMQQSLARAVPLFSEEDGPGPGGGRLTPSAWAVLPLVASGRQVGSCLITFDTARIFSREDRTMYSAFAGILAQSLERARLYDIHHHRATELQRAMLPRSLPRLAGIVSTARYLPGTEGMQIGGDWYDLLRLPDGAVGLVIGDVQGHNAEASAVMGQLRSGLRAYATDGHDPAATLARTSRLLAELDTDLFATCLYLTLDPATGTLRGARAGHPPPIRISGGSASELELPGGPPLGVAPGWTYQLTVHGLAVGETLLTYTDGLVEDRGEDYDDSVRRMVGGLELWARQSAGVGADGAQDSLEGLAEALTLNVTQRNSRPDDVALLLLHRISTDAATRR from the coding sequence ATGGACCTGACCTCGTCGCGCCCCGCCACCAGGACCGAGCTGCGCTGCGTCCGGCTGCTGCTGCGCTGCACCGGCGCCGCCGAACTGCTCGCCACGGTGCTCACCGAAGGGCCCGGCTGGATCACCGGCGAGGGCTCCGCCCTCTACCTGCTGGACTCCGACGGCATGCTCCGGCTGGCCGCCTCGCACGGCCTGCCGGACTGGGCCCACGAGCGCTACAACCTGGTCGACCCGACGAGCGACCTGCCCGCGGCCCTCGCCCTGCGCCGGCGCGAGACCGTCCTGCTCAGCCCCGACCGGACCCGCGGCGACCAGCCCGGCACCAACCACGGCCGCGGCACCGGGCTGGTCGCCCTCGCCGTCATGCCGCTGGTCGTGGACGGCGTCCCGATCGGCGCGCTCGCGGTGGCGCTGGCCCACCGCGGCACCGTCCCGCAGCGCGACGTGGAGACCCTGGAGACCATCGCCGAGGCCTGCGCCCACCGGCTCTCCCACCTGATCGACCACGTCCAGGCCGCGAGCCCGGTGCCCGAGGGCATCCGCACCGCCTCGTACCAGGGCGACCGGCCGCTGCTCTCGCTGGCCGTCCGGGCCGCCGGGGCGGGCGCCTTCGAACGCGACCTGGTCACCGGCGAGACCACCTGGGACAGCCGCGCCTACCAGGTCGTCGGCCTGCCCCCGCCGCCGGAGGGCGACACCGCCCCCGCGCCCGACCTCAGCCGGGTGGTGCACCCCGAGGACCTCCCCGACCTGCAGGCCGGCATGGCCGACGCGCTCGCGGCGGGCGGGCCGTACCGGCTCGACTACCGCGTCGTGCACGCCGACGGCACCATCATCCGGGTGGACGAGTCGGGCGAGGTGATGCGCGACCTGCACGGCCGCCCGGTCCGGATCGCCGGCCTGCTGACCGCCCGCGACCGGCCCGCGTACCCGGAGCGCTCCGGCCCGGAGGAGGGCGTCGAACCGTCGGCGGACGCCTCCAGGGCCGGGACCCGCTCGCTGCTGCTGCTCTCGCTGACCCGGGCGCTCTCCCGGGCCGTCACCGTCCGGGACGTCACCACCACCCTGACCGACATAGCCCGGCCGGCCCTCGGCGCGGCCAGCGTGGTGCTGGACCTGGTCGACGAGGGCCGGCTGCTGCCGGTCTCCCCGGCCGTCTACGGCGGGCCCTACCGCAGCGAGCTGAACCGGCTGCACGAGCTCTCGGCCGGCGTGATGCAGCAGTCGCTGGCCCGGGCCGTCCCGCTGTTCAGCGAGGAGGACGGGCCCGGACCGGGCGGCGGCCGGCTCACCCCCTCGGCCTGGGCGGTGCTGCCCCTGGTCGCCTCCGGGCGGCAGGTGGGATCCTGCCTGATCACCTTCGACACCGCGCGGATCTTCAGCCGCGAGGACCGCACCATGTACTCGGCCTTCGCCGGCATCCTCGCGCAGTCCCTGGAACGGGCCAGGCTCTACGACATCCACCACCACCGCGCCACCGAGCTGCAGCGGGCCATGCTGCCGCGCAGCCTGCCGCGGCTGGCCGGCATCGTCTCGACGGCCCGCTACCTGCCCGGCACCGAGGGCATGCAGATCGGCGGCGACTGGTACGACCTGCTGCGTCTACCGGACGGCGCGGTCGGCCTGGTGATCGGCGACGTCCAGGGCCACAACGCCGAGGCCAGCGCCGTGATGGGACAGCTGCGCAGCGGCCTGCGGGCGTACGCCACCGACGGGCACGACCCGGCCGCGACGCTGGCCAGGACCAGCCGGCTGCTCGCCGAGCTGGACACCGACCTGTTCGCCACCTGCCTCTACCTCACCCTGGACCCGGCCACCGGGACGCTGCGCGGCGCCCGGGCCGGCCACCCGCCGCCGATCCGGATCTCCGGCGGCTCGGCGTCCGAGCTGGAGCTGCCCGGCGGGCCGCCGCTCGGCGTCGCCCCCGGCTGGACGTACCAGCTGACCGTGCACGGCCTGGCGGTCGGCGAGACGCTGCTGACGTACACCGACGGTCTGGTCGAGGACCGCGGCGAGGACTACGACGACTCGGTGCGGCGGATGGTCGGCGGGCTGGAGCTGTGGGCCCGGCAGAGTGCCGGTGTGGGCGCCGACGGCGCCCAGGACAGCCTGGAGGGGCTAGCCGAGGCGCTCACGCTGAACGTCACCCAGCGCAACTCCCGCCCGGACGACGTCGCGCTGCTGCTCCTGCACCGAATCTCCACGGACGCGGCTACCCGCCGGTAG
- a CDS encoding TetR/AcrR family transcriptional regulator, with translation MPRVGLTPAAVVDHALALLDDQGGEALTLAAVAARAKVATPSLYKHVPGGLAELRRLIAVRVTEELADRLTAAVLGRSTDEAVEALVAAYVEYAVRHPERYAALPQAPDGADPDLAAAGARLVDVITAVLRGYGLEGAEAVHATRTVRAVAHGFASLTTGGGFQVPEDLAVTRQRVTGVLTEGLRNWPGRV, from the coding sequence ATGCCCCGGGTCGGACTCACCCCCGCCGCCGTCGTGGACCACGCCCTGGCCCTGCTGGACGACCAGGGCGGCGAGGCCCTCACCCTCGCCGCCGTCGCCGCCCGCGCCAAGGTCGCCACCCCCTCCCTCTACAAGCACGTCCCCGGCGGCCTGGCCGAGCTGCGCCGCCTGATAGCCGTCCGGGTCACCGAGGAGCTGGCCGACCGGCTGACCGCCGCAGTGCTCGGGCGCAGCACCGACGAGGCCGTCGAGGCGCTGGTGGCGGCCTACGTCGAGTACGCCGTGCGGCACCCCGAGCGGTACGCGGCGCTGCCGCAGGCGCCGGACGGCGCGGACCCCGACCTGGCCGCGGCGGGCGCCCGGCTGGTCGATGTGATCACGGCGGTGCTGCGCGGCTACGGCCTGGAGGGCGCGGAGGCGGTGCACGCGACCCGGACCGTACGGGCGGTGGCGCACGGCTTCGCCTCGCTGACCACCGGCGGCGGGTTCCAGGTTCCCGAGGACCTGGCGGTGACCCGGCAGCGCGTGACCGGGGTGCTGACCGAGGGGCTGCGCAACTGGCCCGGGCGGGTCTGA
- a CDS encoding alpha/beta fold hydrolase: MTSTSTRYVDVPGGRIAFDDSATGAGLPVVLLPGMLDKRTAYRQLVPLLTAAGHRVITMDLRGLGESSTGFTDHSPAAIAEDVLALLDHLGIERAVLVGNSYTGATVVRLAGDRPERVAGIALIDAFIENLPPNAFQKALVKTLGAAVVRFPALWGAAQRLYFPTARPADFDQYRAGLVAMLREPGRRAAVRGYVAGDSAPVGWSSAVRCPALVIMGGKDPDFPKPEVVADRQAAALKARKVMIDGGGHYPMAGFPQATADALLPFLDEVA; the protein is encoded by the coding sequence ATGACCAGCACCAGCACCCGGTACGTCGACGTCCCCGGCGGCCGGATCGCCTTCGACGACTCGGCCACCGGCGCCGGCCTCCCCGTCGTCCTGCTCCCCGGCATGCTCGACAAGCGCACCGCCTACCGCCAGCTGGTCCCGCTGCTGACCGCCGCCGGCCACCGGGTGATCACCATGGACCTGCGCGGCCTGGGAGAGTCCTCGACCGGCTTCACCGACCACTCCCCGGCCGCGATCGCCGAGGACGTGCTCGCCCTGCTCGACCACCTGGGCATCGAGCGGGCCGTGCTGGTCGGCAACTCCTACACCGGGGCCACGGTGGTCAGGCTGGCCGGCGACCGGCCGGAGCGGGTGGCCGGCATCGCGCTGATCGACGCCTTCATCGAGAACCTCCCGCCGAACGCCTTCCAGAAGGCCCTGGTCAAGACCCTCGGCGCGGCCGTGGTGCGGTTCCCGGCCCTGTGGGGCGCGGCGCAGCGGCTCTACTTCCCCACCGCCCGGCCCGCCGACTTCGACCAGTACCGCGCCGGGCTGGTCGCGATGCTGCGCGAGCCCGGGCGCAGGGCGGCCGTCCGCGGGTACGTCGCCGGCGACTCCGCGCCGGTCGGCTGGTCCTCCGCGGTGCGCTGCCCGGCCCTGGTGATCATGGGCGGCAAGGACCCCGACTTCCCGAAGCCGGAGGTGGTGGCGGACCGCCAGGCGGCCGCGCTGAAGGCCCGTAAGGTGATGATCGACGGCGGCGGCCACTACCCGATGGCGGGATTCCCGCAGGCCACCGCCGATGCCCTGCTCCCCTTCCTGGACGAGGTCGCCTGA
- a CDS encoding 4-oxalocrotonate tautomerase family protein, whose translation MPFINVKQLSGRSDEQNAEIVRALTEAYATVTGVDPEKIWVAVEEVPATHWSAGGETFAARKAKAAEVG comes from the coding sequence GTGCCCTTCATCAACGTCAAGCAGCTGTCCGGACGGAGCGACGAGCAGAACGCCGAGATCGTCCGGGCCCTGACCGAGGCCTACGCCACGGTCACCGGCGTGGACCCGGAGAAGATCTGGGTCGCGGTCGAGGAGGTCCCGGCCACCCACTGGTCGGCCGGCGGCGAGACCTTCGCCGCACGGAAGGCGAAGGCCGCCGAGGTCGGCTGA
- a CDS encoding YiaA/YiaB family inner membrane protein has product MSTKMQSRTTAAYFVQAVISFALATAALAAGIAYLPVDSWMRGFLAVGLLYEITSAFTLAKVIRDRQEADELTTRVDQARLDKLLAEHDPFRIEGA; this is encoded by the coding sequence ATGAGCACAAAGATGCAGTCCAGGACCACGGCCGCGTACTTCGTCCAGGCCGTCATCTCCTTCGCCCTCGCCACCGCCGCCCTCGCCGCCGGGATCGCCTATCTCCCGGTGGACTCCTGGATGCGGGGTTTCCTGGCCGTCGGCCTGCTGTACGAGATCACCTCGGCGTTCACCCTGGCCAAGGTGATCCGCGACCGGCAGGAGGCCGACGAGCTGACCACCCGGGTGGACCAGGCCCGGCTGGACAAGCTGCTGGCCGAACACGACCCGTTCCGGATCGAGGGGGCCTGA
- a CDS encoding M23 family metallopeptidase, translating to MASTHPLQGTAAGIQLLDHPVPVGPVHPVDQNADPARHRMPRQARSSGPLLGVTAMTAALSATGFAAASSAQAAPAPTPAPAVFAADSFDQDQAPAAAQAPAADPGLALAARIQQQADGRSSAEETARLAAAQEAEAKRAAQQVQVQPSVQVQAQPSVQARPPVQAREQADHAPRVALAPPVADYTLSAHYGQSDSYWSHLHTGLDFAAQTGAPVTAVAAGTVTSAGWSGAYGYRVIQTLPDGTEVWYCHLSRIATADGPVAPGTVLGAVGATGNVTGPHLHLEVRPDGGAPVDPLAWMQAHGLNP from the coding sequence GTGGCGTCGACGCACCCGCTCCAGGGCACGGCCGCAGGGATCCAGCTGCTCGACCACCCGGTCCCGGTGGGCCCGGTCCACCCGGTGGACCAGAACGCCGACCCGGCCCGGCACCGGATGCCCCGTCAGGCCAGGAGCAGCGGGCCACTGCTCGGCGTCACCGCGATGACCGCGGCCCTCAGCGCCACCGGCTTCGCCGCCGCGTCCTCCGCCCAGGCCGCCCCCGCGCCCACCCCCGCCCCCGCCGTCTTCGCCGCCGACTCCTTCGACCAGGACCAGGCACCGGCCGCCGCCCAGGCGCCCGCCGCCGACCCGGGCCTGGCCCTCGCCGCCCGGATCCAGCAGCAGGCCGACGGCCGGAGCAGCGCCGAGGAGACCGCCCGGCTCGCCGCCGCCCAGGAGGCCGAGGCCAAGCGCGCCGCCCAGCAGGTCCAGGTCCAGCCCTCGGTCCAGGTGCAGGCCCAGCCCTCGGTCCAGGCCCGGCCCCCGGTGCAAGCCCGGGAGCAGGCCGACCACGCCCCGCGGGTCGCGCTCGCCCCGCCGGTCGCCGACTACACCCTGAGCGCGCACTACGGGCAGTCCGACTCCTACTGGTCGCACCTGCACACCGGGCTCGACTTCGCCGCGCAGACCGGCGCCCCGGTCACCGCCGTCGCCGCCGGCACCGTCACCTCGGCCGGCTGGTCCGGCGCCTACGGCTACCGGGTCATCCAGACCCTGCCGGACGGCACCGAGGTCTGGTACTGCCACCTCTCCCGGATCGCCACCGCCGACGGCCCGGTCGCCCCCGGTACCGTGCTCGGCGCGGTCGGCGCCACCGGCAACGTCACCGGCCCGCACCTGCACCTGGAGGTCCGCCCCGACGGCGGCGCCCCCGTCGACCCGCTCGCCTGGATGCAGGCGCACGGCCTCAATCCGTAG